CCtagatttttaagattagctcaattttttaatgaagaaaaaaactgAATATAAATGATCCCATCTTTTGTAAATTGCCGACTGGTTATTGTTGAATATTCAATCCCTATTTTTCCCACATCCCCCGAAATAATTGTATGGTCAGCCCCCCCCATAATGGAATTAACATTATGCTTCGCATcgatttggaaatatttaacGTTCTATTTCTATGATGTTAAGACTGCAGCAATTGAACACGCGATGGAGTATAATTttagaagaaaataattaattgagccAAAGCAGATGAGATTTTTATCTGTTGGATGAGCAGTTTGCCATCCTTGGTCAGATCATTTTTGTACAAATGAAACAATATTACTGATGAGatagtaattaatttattatcttgatgaaaaataaaatgcgaTTTGGTTCGCCCGACTGTGTATAATAAATCAATgtttaaaaacaaataatcaatgtctataaataatttctgtaCCTGGAAATGACGCAAGGAAAACGTATAAATATCCAAAGAAAAAATAGCCATCCTAACTAAGTACAACtggaaataacaaaattttacaACTGTAATCCCCAAAAAAACGATTTGATTTTATCTTTTTATGAATTGGGTATTGATCCTGCATTTGAAAAGCCCGCCAGTTCACCTAGCCATTACCATAATCAATATCCAGACTTCAGCTTGACAAGAACTAAAAATAACAGCCTTCGGTCcgtgtttttttcaaattagatgataaaatcaatgattgcatcatttttgttttgatAAAATAAGTGCTCCACTGAACTCTGCagtaaaatgggaaaaaaatggatgacTTCACGTTCGGCTCACACAGGTAAAAACAAAAGGCGCAAAATACGCATTTCAAACGTCAACTAATGTTGGAACCGTGataatcgttgaaaatattttttctgggcCTTGCAGACTAGTTCATCTGGACCTGAAGGGCGCCCCACCTCGAGTGGCATATTTTGAGAAGGTTTGTAAgccaaataaacaattaagtGTTCATGTTGACATGTCAACAAAAGACTCACAGTGTTGTATTTCGTCGCACTCCAGTTATTTCCTTATTTGAGGACATGGGGTGCCACGGGTTTGTTGTTAGAGTGGGAGGACACGTTTCCGTACAATCGAGAGCTGTCTCGCATTGGAAGCAATGGACCCACCAGCCTAGGAAGTGGCTACACAGCACAAGAAGCTTTACAAATACTACAAATTGCTGGAGATTGTGGACTAGCGGTTGTTCCCTTGGTTCAAACCTTTGGTCATTTAGAAGTGAGTAATCGGTTTCTGGGGAACGAGTCATCCGTTGACTCGttcatttcaaattattttctatttaaattcaatctctccTAGTTTGTTTTGAAACACGACGAGTGGAGGTCTCTCCGAGAGGTAGAAAATTTCCCCAGCTCGATCTGTCCATCGAACCCAGCCACTCTTCCCCTGGTGAAATCCCTCGTACGACAAATCGTGTCGTTCCACCCAGACATTCAGTATCTCCACATCGGAGCGGACGAGATCTGGCACCTCGGGCTCTGCTCCGTCTGCTCAAAACGCGCCAGTTTGAGTAAATACGGCAAGTCTACTGTTTACCTGGAGCATGTACTCGCTATCGCACAGTACATCAAGGAGATGTATCCTTGCTTGAAAATCATCATTTGGGATGACATGCTGAGGAGCACAGATTTGCAGGTTTTAAATGGTATTTCAATTATTGGGACTTTGTTCTTCAGCGCTAATTttgcaatatatttttttggtgTCACTCATTCctgaatatgtttttaattgattttttggatTAAATTCATGTGGTTTTGCATGATTTTCAGAGTATTACGTTGGAAAATACGTGGAGCCAATGATATGGCACTATAATTCCAGAGAAACATTCTCCCTTCCTCAAGGTAATTAGTGAATTGCCCTTAGAAAGAGGATTTCTTCCTAATCCGAGAATCCCTTTAATATGATCCagtctttcattttatttgaagATTTATGGACGAAATACAGCGCAGTATTCCCCAATATTTGGGCAGCAACCGCATTCAAAGGAGCGACAGGGTCAACCCGACAAATACCCATAATAAGCCATCACATTAGTAACCACGAGAGGTGGTTAGAAGAGCTTGGCATTCATGGtaataaaatcaatgaattccgAGGGACTGCATTCACTGGCTGGTCCAGATACGATCATTATGCCACCTTGTGCGAGCTTCTACCTACAGCAATACCCTCACTGGCATTGTGCTTGAGGGTATGGCTGCATGGGTATTCGGAACATACGCACATGCAGGTAGCCAAGAGTCTCGGGTATGTTGACCACCCGCTGCATATTAATCCGCAATTACGGCCTGCACCAATAGCCAGTAATCTCTCTTATCCTGGCTGGCAGTTGACTGGAGGGATCGAATGGTTTTTAAACTTCAAGACCAAGTACGATGGAATGGTCAATAGTGAGCAGTAAGTATTTGGGATTATTGTGCAGTGGATTAGAGAACATTACTCCTAAGAGTTTTCGAATGAACCCGATTCATATTTCTGTCGGGTAACAGAAATAATTCATGGCAATAAAACCCTTAATGGGTTCGACTtgattatttgaataatttgaaaGGAATGGCTAGAGTTTATAATTGTGGGGCCTTTATAGGGTTTATCCTAACTGAATTAGTTATTGTTAAATATCTTGTCTAGAAAAGAAAGTAgcacaatgaaattttctgtGGATTTCTTGATCGAATAATGAGGCTTAAATAGAGGCAGTTACTTCATTTTGGCGCTTCATTACTCATatggaataataatttctaGAATTTTAACGTGGATGAACCCATGGCAGGTGGCTAACAGTTATACAAATCCAATGCAACTAGAAAGTCTCCTTCCAGCATTTTCAGAGTGAGTAAATGTTAAATTCTTCATGAATAAGAATGACGATAAGATGTTAACAGAATTGATTTTCCAGTTTACTCCTCGAGTTGACTTCCCTAGAATCCTACCTGAAAGTTCAAATGGAAGCTATCTTTTTCCCCCCGGCGATAGATGAGTGGACCAGCACACATCTTCaaccgatgaaaaataaactcatTGAGTTGAAACAAACAGCtgataatcaaattaaaatca
The DNA window shown above is from Diachasmimorpha longicaudata isolate KC_UGA_2023 chromosome 7, iyDiaLong2, whole genome shotgun sequence and carries:
- the LOC135164193 gene encoding hexosaminidase D-like, producing the protein MDDFTFGSHRLVHLDLKGAPPRVAYFEKLFPYLRTWGATGLLLEWEDTFPYNRELSRIGSNGPTSLGSGYTAQEALQILQIAGDCGLAVVPLVQTFGHLEFVLKHDEWRSLREVENFPSSICPSNPATLPLVKSLVRQIVSFHPDIQYLHIGADEIWHLGLCSVCSKRASLSKYGKSTVYLEHVLAIAQYIKEMYPCLKIIIWDDMLRSTDLQVLNEYYVGKYVEPMIWHYNSRETFSLPQDLWTKYSAVFPNIWAATAFKGATGSTRQIPIISHHISNHERWLEELGIHGNKINEFRGTAFTGWSRYDHYATLCELLPTAIPSLALCLRVWLHGYSEHTHMQVAKSLGYVDHPLHINPQLRPAPIASNLSYPGWQLTGGIEWFLNFKTKYDGMVNSEQILTWMNPWQVANSYTNPMQLESLLPAFSDLLLELTSLESYLKVQMEAIFFPPAIDEWTSTHLQPMKNKLIELKQTADNQIKINSRG